In the Bacillus sp. HSf4 genome, GACATTGATGGAGTGGAACAATGTCGACTATCTCCCGCAAACAAAGCGCTATTACAAGTCGGCCTTTCCAGTTCGGATCTGTGTGATTCAATATGAAATGAAGCAGATTCATTCATTTGAAGAGTTTGCCAATCAAGTCGAGTACTATGCTGATGTCGCTTCAGACGCCGGAGCCGATTTTGCGGTCTATCCGGAAATCTTTACGACACAGCTGATGTCGTTTCTGGAAGAGCGTTCCCCGAGCCTTGCCGTGCAGCGGATTACCGAATATACGGAGGACTATATCAGCTTGTTCACAGATCTCGCCGTCAAATACAATGTGAACATTATCGGCGGTTCCCATTTTGTCGAAGAGGAAGGGAAAATCTACAATATCGCATATCTCTTCAGAAGAGACGGGACGATCGAAAAGCAGTATAAGCTCCATATCACACCGAATGAACGGAAATGGTGGGGGATCAGCAGGGGAGACGAAGTGCGCGTGTTTGACACGGACTGCGGAAAAATCGCGATTCAGATCTGCTATGATATTGAGTTCCCTGAGCTTGGCCGAATTGCGACGGAAAAAGGCGCCAAAATTATTTTTACGCCTTTCTGTACGGAAGACCGCCAAGGCTATTTGCGCGTCAGATACTGCGCTCAGGCGCGGGCGGTGGAAAACCAGGTATACACCGTTATTTCCGGAACGGTTGGAAACCTGCCGCAAACGGAGAACATGGATATTCAATATGCGCAATCGGCGATTTTCGCGCCTTCAGACTTTGAATTTGCAAGGGACGGAATCGTCGGAGAGTGCAACCCGAACATTGAAATGGTTGTCATCGGCGACGTCGATTTGGAGATTCTCAGAAGGCAGCGCCAGGACGGAACGGTCCGCCAGCTTAAAGACAGACGCCATGATATATACCGGATTCATTATAAAAAATAACAGCCGGCCGCTTTTGGCCGGTTTTTTTGGAGTTGACGAACTGGTTTATTTTTCATATATTGTAATTATCGAAAAGGAGGTGGGAAAGATGAATCAAACTGGCAAGCGCATGACGGACACACAACTTTATTTGTATATTTGTCGTGCGATTTTTTCCGAAGAATGCGGACTACGGGATCAGTCTGCCCTTTTTGACATTCAAATAGGAAAAAATGCCAGTGAGAGACATCTGCCCACAATCGGATTTTAAATCATTAGACTTGCGGCAGGGGAAGCTCTGCCGTCTTTTTTATGCTGCGGTGTCTCTTCACGGAATATGGAGGAAGAGATCAATGATCGTGTGCAGTATTCAGCATGTCACGCAAACCAGCGGAGGACATGCGATTTTCAATGGTATATCGTGCGAGATTAAACAAGGCGAACGGATCGGTCTGATCGGCCGAAACGGCTCAGGGAAAACAACTTTGTTAAAGCTTATGAGCGGCCGATTGCAGCCTGATGATGGCCTTGTGACCTGGAAAAAGGGAATAACGACAGGGCTGCTTGAGCAGCACCCTTCCATGGACGCCCATAAAACAGTGAGGGAGCTGCTTTATGCTGCGTTTGCTCCGTTATGGAAGATACAGCAGAAGCTTTCCCGGATGGAACGGGAGCTTGCGGATGAAAAAGATATGAAAAGACTTGAACGGCTTTTGGAGCGGTATGGAACATTGCAGGATGAATTTCAGCAAAAAGGCGGATATGAGATCAGCGCGCAAGTGGAACGCGTGGCGGCCGGTTTGAACATCAGCCGCCTTTATGAAACCGAATGGCGGAGCTTGAGCGGGGGCGAACGGACGAAGGTCGGCCTGGCCCGGCTTTTGCTGAGAGCGCCTGACTTGCTTTTACTGGATGAACCGACAAACCATTTGGATTTGACTGCGATCGAATGGCTCACCTCATTTTTAAAGCAGTACAAAGGAACGGCGGTCATCGTTTCCCATGACCGGTATGTTTTGGATGAGGCCGTTACATCGATTTTGGACATCGATGAAGGCGGGTTTCACGTATATCAAGGCGGCTACTCAAACTATGCGGTTGAACGGGAGGAGCGCCTCCTGAATGAATTCCGGCACTATCAGGATCAGCAGAAAAAAATCAAAAAAATGAAGGAAACGATTAAGCGGCTGAAAGACTGGGCAAATCGGTCCAATCCCCCAAACGATGGTCTCCATCGGCGCGCGAAAAGCATGGAAAAGGCCTTGGAACGGATCGAGGTAGTGAAAAAACCGGTGCTCGAGCGAAAAAAAATCGACCTGTCCTTCAATATGAATGACAGAAGCGGAAAAGACGTCGTCAAACTGGACGGTGTCAGCAAAAGATTCGGGGACCGGCTTCTTTTACGGGACGTGAACATGCACGTCCGCTTTCAGGATCGGGTCGCCATTGTCGGGGAGAACGGCAGCGGAAAAACGACGCTCTTGAAGCTGATCAGCGGAATGGCTGCCCCTGACAGCGGTGAAGTGCAGCTTGGAAGCCGGCTGTCGGCTGCACATCTGAGCCAGCATGTCGCTGAAATGAATGAAGAGCTGACGGTTTTGGACGAATTCAGGGAAAAAGTCAGGCTGGCAGAAGGCGAAGCCCGCATGATGCTCGCCAAGTTTTTATTCTATGGAAACGCCGTTTTTCAAAAAGTGAAAGAGTTAAGCGGGGGAGAGCGGATGAGGCTTCGCCTCGCACAGCTCGTTCACCAGCATCACAACGTCCTGATTCTCGATGAGCCGACAAATCATCTGGACATCGAGTCAAAGGAAGTGCTCGAAGAAGCGCTAAGCCAATTTCAGGGAACCATTATTGCTGTTTCCCATGACAGGTATTTTCTCGACCGGATTTTCAATGTGACGTATTGGCTGGAAGACGGGCGTTTGACTCGATATGAAGGACACTATACGTTTGCAAGAGAAAAGAAAAAGCGGCTGTACGGCGATTAAATAGAAAAAAAGACAGAGTCAGCCGGCTCTGTCTTTTTGATGCCCATTGAAAATAAACGGAATTTTCTATATGATTGAAATTAATGCTGAATCGGTTTATACATAAAAAGAAGGTGCATCATGGAGTTTTTGCTTGTTTTATTGCCTGTATTCGGAATTTTTGCGATCGGGTTTACCGGTCAGAAACTGCTTGATTTTGACATCCAAAACTTATCTAAAATGTCGCTTTATTTAATGTCTCCTTTTTTGGCGTTTGATACCTTTTATGAAAACAAATTGACAATGGATTACGTCTATATGTCTGTCTTTTGTCTCGGTCTTTGTATCATTTTGATTCTTTTTGTTTATGTCATTTCATATTTTCATAGGTATTCCAATCAAGAGCGGTGCGCGCTTGTGCTGTCGTCGGCGTTCATGAACAACGGAAACTACGGGACTCCGGTCGTATTGCTTGTTTATGGGGCGGCAGGGCTCGATATCGCAGTTGTGCTGATGGTCCTTCAGCAGCTCGTCATGAGCACGATCGGCGTCTATTACGCGGCGAAAGGAAGTCCTGAAGCGGGCGGATTTAAAACGGTCATGGCCAGAGTCACCCGGATGCCCGTCGCATACGGTGCTTTGCTTGGCATGTGTTTTCAGCTGACTCATATTTCGATTCCCGAACAGTTAATGACGGCAATTAAATTAGTAGGCGACGCTGCGATACCGACAATCATGATTATTCTAGGCATGCAGCTTGCCGTCATCTCCTTTAAACAAATCGAATATCGGAAGGTCTCTTACTCGCTCCTGCTGAAACTGTTCGTGTCTCCGCTGATTGCATGGGGGTTTACCATGATTCTGCCTGTCGATGACCTTGTCAAAAAAATCATGATCCTGGCCGCGGCTATGCCGACAGCGGCCAATACGACGTTGATGGCCGTACAGTTTCAAACAAAGCCGGAAATTGTCTCAAGCTCAACCTTCATCAGTACGATGCTCAGCATCGCCACCCTGCCGATCGTACTGTGGATGCTGTCTTTGTGGGGCTGACCTAAACTGACCTGGGCGGCCTTTTTGCGTGGTGAGAAGAAAAGAAGGAACGGCATCTCTTCCGGAGAAATAGTTTAAGAAATGATGGGGAAACTTCATCACCGGCAGCACACAGGCGGTCAAAAAAAGCGGCGGCAAGGAACCGCCGCAGGCGAGCCGTCTTAACCATCGATTGACAGAGCAATGTTTCCGAACTGTTCGCTGTCGGCGAGCCGCTTAAAGGCAGCAGCCCCTTCTGATAATGGGAAAACCTGATCGATGACCGGTTTCAGCAAATGGTGTTCCATAAAACTGAGCATTTCCTTGAATTCTTCAAGGCTGCCCATCGATGTTCCGATGATGCTGATCTGCGGAAAGAACAGCGAACGCAGGGGAATGGTGATGCTGTCTCCCGAACTGGCTCCAAAACTGACGATACGTCCATTCGGCTTGATCACATCAAAATAGTGATCAAATGTTGCCGGACCGATGCTGTCAAGTATGAGGTCAACAAGGCTTCCATTCAGGCTTTCTTTCCAATCACTGCGGCTGTCAAAGGCTTGGTCTGCTCCGTACTTGAGCGCTTCTTCCCTTTTTTCCCCGCTCCGGGAGGTCACGGTGACATGTGCTCCCGCAGCTTTTGCCATCAAGAGCGCATATGTTGCGACACCGCTTCCGATGCCGGGAATTAAAACGTGCTGGCCTTTTTTCAAGCCTCCTCTCGTAAACAGGGCTCTAGAGGCTGTCAGAGCGGCCAATGGCAAGACGCCTGCTTCCTCCCATGAAAGGTAAGCGGGCTTTTTCACAACGTGTTTGGCCGGAGCTATGACGTATTCCGCAAAGGTTCCGTCAGAAGGGCCCCCGAGAATGTCCGGCACATCTGGAACGGAATCCGTCGATTCCCAATCGATGCTCGGATTGATGATCACCTCTGTTCCGACGGAGAGATCGTGAACGCCCCCGCCGATTTCTTCTATCACACCCGCTCCGTCCGAACCCGGTATATACGGGGCATCGCTGATTGTTCTGGATTGAAACAGAAACAGATCCCGGCGGTTTAGCCCTGCCGCTTTCAGCTTGATTTTTACTTCACCGCTCCCCGGCGATTTTGCCGGTACGTCTTCGTATGTAAGACCTGCAAGTCCGGTCGTTCCGTCATGAATGATCGCTTTCATCAAGACTCCTCCTTTGATTATTTGAAACCAATTATATCTGTTTAGTCAGAAGGAATGTAAAAGATCTGTCTGGGAATGGTATACAGCCCGAAGAGGCCAAACTTTCTAAAGGGGATTGCAATGCGCAGGAAATTCCTTTAGTGTAAAACAGTAAAAAAGTGAAGGAGATGAAACATGAGTTTTCACGATCAGCAAATTTTACCGGCCATCCGGAACATGAAACAATTTGATACTTTTTTGGACAGTCCTTTTTCATACGGCGTCCTTCTTGATATTCATCTGGGACAGCTTGGCGGCGTCATTAGCGCGGCGAGGTCCCGCGGAAAAAAGATGCTTGTCCATGTCGACTTAATCCAGGGAATCAAGCATGATGAATACGGAGCTGAATTCATCTGCCAGGAAATGAAGCCGGCGGGCATTCTGTCCACCCGGTCAAGCGTTATCGCCAAGGCGAAGCAAAAGAAAGTATATGCGATCCAGCGCATGTTTTTAATCGATACAAGCGCCATGAGCAAAAGCATTGAGCTTGTCAAAAAACACAGGCCTGACTATATAGAAGTGCTTCCGGGAATCTCGCCGGCATTAATTAAAGAAGTAAAGGAAAAAACCGGAATTCCGATATTCGCAGGCGGATTCATCCGTTCCGAAAACGATGTCAGACAGGCATTGGCAGCCGGAGCCGCCGCTGTCACCACCTCTAATACGGAACTGTGGAAAAAATATTGGGGCTGAAAAAATGAAAGTGTGAAATTTTATTGACACCGCTTACAAAATACGATACGATCTTACTAAGTTAATACATTGTGACGGAGACGCGGAGACCACAGCAATTCTTTACTATCACTATGTAAAGAAAGTTTGCTGTGTTTTTTTATGGTCTTTTAGGCACAGTGGATAAGGTGGACGATAACGTTCATCTGGAATACACGGACTTATCAATAGATTGTTTAGGAGGGATCATCATGACAGCATTTTGGGGGGAAGTTGTAGGAACGATGCTGCTCATCGTGTTTGGAGCAGGAGTATGTGCAGGAGTGAATTTGAAGAAATCGCTTTCACATCAATCGGGATGGATTGTGATCACATTTGGCTGGGGGCTTGGCGTAGCCATGGCCGTGTATGCCGTCGGGAATATCAGCGGTGCGCATTTAAACCCCGCTGTAACATTGGGGTTGGCGTTTGTCGGTGATTTCCCTTGGGAACAGGTACCTTCCTATATTTTAGGCCAGATGATCGGCGCGTTTTTAGGAGCTGTCCTCATTTATCTTCATTATTTGCCGCATTGGAAAGAAACCGAAGATCAGGGAGCGAAGCTCGGGGTGTTTTCAACAGGTCCGGCCATTCCCAATACATTTGCCAATCTGTTCAGTGAAACACTCGGGACATTTATTCTCGTACTCGGTATTTTAGCAATTGGTGCAAATAAATTCACAGATGGTCTAAATCCGCTTGTCGTCGGATTTCTGATCGTGGCCATCGGTCTCTCGCTTGGCGGAACGACCGGATATGCGATCAACCCGGCCCGCGATTTAGGCCCGAGAATTGCCCACTTTGTTCTGCCGATTGCAGGAAAAGGCGGCTCCAATTGGGGATATGCCTGGATTCCAGTTCTCGGACCGGTTCTCGGCGGCTCTTTTGCAGGCGTATTTTACAATGCTGTTTTTAAAGGACATCTGACAAACACCTTTTGGATTGTAAGCGTTGTACTCGCTGTGATATTGTTAGGTTTCTATATTCATATGAAAAAACAGGCTGTCGATAAATCAGTCACATTTTAAGAAAGCATCTGCTTGAACAGACACAATAAGGGGGATTTAAAATGGAAAAGTATATTTTATCTCTTGATCAAGGGACGACAAGCACAAGAGCGATTATCTTCAACAAAGACGGGGAAATCGTGCATGTTGCGCAAAAAGAATTCACTCAGTATTTCCCAAACCCGGGCTGGGTTGAGCACAATGCAAATGAAATCTGGGGCTCGGTTCTGGCGGTGATCGCGTCGGCTCTTTCCGAATCAGGAATTGAAGCAGGACAAATAGCGGGAATCGGTATCACGAACCAGAGGGAAACGACAGTCGTCTGGGATAAGCATACCGGCAAGCCGGTTTACAATGCGATTGTCTGGCAGTCGCGGCAAACGGCGGATATATGCCATGAATTAAAAGCTAAAGGCTATGAAAAGACGGTCAGAGAAAAAACAGGACTCTTAATCGATCCTTACTTTTCAGGAACAAAAGTAAAGTGGATTTTGGACAATGTCGAGGGGGCGAGGGAAAAAGCCAAAAACGGCGACCTCCTCTTCGGAACGATCGACACATGGCTGATCTGGAAAATGTCTGGCGGAAAAGCCCATGTGACGGATTATTCCAACGCTTCAAGAACATTGATGTTCAACATTTATGACTTGAAGTGGGATGAGGAGCTGCTCGACATTCTCGACGTTCCGAAATCCATGCTTCCGGAAGTCAAGCCATCTTCTCACGTGTACGCTGAAACGGTCGACTACCATTTCTTCGGACAGAGTATTCCGATTGCCGGAGCGGCCGGCGACCAGCAGGCGGCATTGTTCGGCCAAGCCTGCTTTGAAGAAGGAATGGTTAAAAACACGTATGGCACAGGCTGCTTCATGCTGATGAACACCGGGGAAAAAGCGATTAAATCAGAGCACGGCCTGTTGACGACGATCGCTTGGGGAATTGACGGAAAGGTCGAGTATGCTCTGGAAGGAAGCGTGTTTGTCGCCGGTTCGGCCATCCAGTGGCTGCGCGATGGGCTGAGAATGTTTAAAGATGCGAAGGAAAGTGAAAATTACGCTGTGAGGGTGGAATCCGCAGATGGTGTCTATGTGGTTCCAGCATTTGTCGGCTTAGGTACGCCATATTGGGACAGCGATGTCCGCGGCGCGGTATTCGGCCTGACCCGCGGAACGTCGAAAGAGCATTTTATCAGAGCAACGCTTGAGTCGCTTGCATATCAAACGAAAGATGTGCTTGATGCGATGACAGAGGATTCCGGAATTGAAGTGAAAACGCTGCGTGTGGACGGCGGAGCCGTGAAGAACAACTTCTTGATGTCGTTTCAGGGGGATCTTCTCGATGTTCCGGTTGAACGTCCGGAAATCAATGAAACGACCGCGCTTGGTTCAGCCTATTTAGCAGGCCTTGCAGTCGGCTTCTGGAACGACCGTTCAGAAATCAAAGACCAATGGCATCTGGATAAACGCTTTGAGCCGAAAATGGATGAAAAAGAACGCGAGAGCCTATACAGCGGATGGAAAAAGGCCGTTCAAGCAGCTATGGCTTTTAAATAATCAATCATTATGCTACAATGAACTTAAGTTAATAGAAACGGTTGGAGAAGAGGAGAGACCACAGGCACCAAAGCACAATATTTGCTTTGGATGTTTGTGGTCTCTTTTTCTGTTATTTGCCGTGACAACAAGGGAGGACTTTTATAATGGAATCATTATTTTCAAGCCGCAAACGCGACGATATTCTGCAGGCTATGACAAAACAGACGTATGATGTGTTTATTATCGGAGGGGGAATCACGGGAGCCGGAACGGCCTTGGATGCCGCTTCACGGGGGATGAAAACAGCTCTTTGCGAAATGCAGGACTTTGCCGCAGGGACATCAAGCCGTTCAACGAAGCTCGTCCATGGAGGGCTCCGCTATTTAAAGCAGTTTGAAGTCAAAATGGTCGCCGAAGTCGGCAAAGAGCGGGCGATTGTTTATGAAAACGGACCGCATGTGACAACACCCGAATGGATGCTTCTGCCGATGCATAAAGGAGGCACATTTGGCAAGTTCTCGACATCGATCGGCCTCAGGGTGTATGACTTTTTGGCGGGCGTCAAAAAATCCGAGCGGAGAAGCATGCTGAACGCGAACGAAACGCTCGACAAAGAGCCGCTTGTGAAAAAGGACGGCCTGAAAGGCGGCGGCTATTATGTCGAATACCGCACAGATGACGCCAGACTGACAATGGAAGTATTAAAAGAAGCGGTCAATTTTGGAGCCGATGCCGTAAACTATGCGAAAGTAAGCGAATTTCTCTATGAGAACGGCAAGGTCAGAGGCGTGGTCATTGAAGATGTCCTGACAAAGAAAACGTACCGCGTCTATGCGAAAAAAGTCGTCAATGCGACAGGCCCTTGGGTCGACCGCCTGAGAGAAAAAGACCGTTCAAAAGAAGGCAAACACCTTCAGCATACAAAGGGTGTACACCTTGTCTTCGACCAATCGGTATTCCCATTAAAACAAGCGGTTTATTTCGACACACCCGACGGCCGCATGGTCTTTGCCATACCGAGGGACGGCAAGGCATATGTCGGAACAACCGATACCGTCTACACCAAAGATCTTGAACATCCCCGAATGACGACTGAAGACAGGGATTATGTCATCAACGCGATCAATTATATGTTCCCTAGTCTAGGCATCAAAGCCGATGATGTGGAATCCAGCTGGGCCGGGCTCAGACCGCTGATTCATGAAGAAGGAAAAGATCCGTCCGAGATTTCCCGAAAAGACGAAATCTGGACATCGGACTCCGGTTTGATCACGATTGCCGGGGGAAAACTGACCGGCTACAGAAAAATGGCTGAACATATCGTCGATCTTGTCAGAATGCGCTTAAAAGAGGAAGGAGACAAAGACTTCGGACCTTGCAAAACGAAAACGATGCCGATTTCAGGCGGCCACATCGGCGGTTCCAAAAACCTGCAGGCTTTTATCGAGAAAAAAGCCGCCGAAGGCGCTGCAGCAGGTTTGACAGAACAAACAGCCGCTCAGCTTGCTGCAAGATACGGATCAAATACAGACCGCCTGTTTGAACGGGTGAAAACGCTCAAAGAAGAAGCAGCTAAACGACGTATTCCGGTTCACGTGCTGGCGGAGATGGACTACGCCATCGATGAAGAAATGGCCGCTTCACTAGCAGACTTCTTTGTCCGCAGAACGGGTGCATTATTCTTTGACATTGATTGGGTCCGCACTTATAAAGAGGGACTTACGGAGTATATGAGTGATAAGCTGAACTGGGACGCTGAAACAAAGGCCGAACAGGTCAAAACATTGGAACAGCTTCTCCATGACGCCGTTGTCCCGCTTGCAAGCAAATAAGCGAATTGATTCTAAAGACCTGTGTCGATTTTGCTCATAATAGAGTCTATATGACTAAAATGGAGCTGCCCCCGCAAAGGGCAGCCTCATTTTTTGAGATGAGCCGTCTAACTTTGGACAAAGCAGGCGTTTATCCGATAATATAAAAAGAAAAGCCGCGATTACATAAGCGAAACAATGGAGGTCTGTCATGAGCTGGAGAAAAAGCTATGAACGCTGGAAGAACACGGATAACCTGGATCCTGAATTAAAATCTTTGCTTCTTGCAGCAGAAGGAAATGAAAAAGAACTGGAGGATTGCTTTTATAAAAAGCTTGAATTCGGAACGGCAGGTATGCGCGGAGAAATCGGACCAGGTCCAAACCGGATGAACGTCTATACGGTCCGCAAAGCATCGGCGGGGCTTGCTTCTTATATTGCCGCAAGCGGTGAAGAAGCCAAAAAGCGGGGCGTTGTCATCGCTTATGATTCCCGCCACAAGTCGCCTGAATTTGCGATGGAAGCGGCCAAAACACTTGGCGCAAACGGTGTGCAAACATACTTGTTTGACGAACTTCGCCCGACACCTGAGCTTTCATTTGCTGTAAGAGAACTGAACGCATACGCCGGAATCGTCATTACGGCAAGCCATAATCCGCCGGAATACAACGGCTACAAAGTATACGGCGATGACGGAGCACAGCTGACGCCAGAAGCTGCTGATAAGCTCATCGGCCATGTCAATGCGATAGAAAACGAACTGGAGATCACAGAAGGCGATCAGGATGCCTTAACAGAAAAAGGGCTGATTAACATCATCGGCGAAGATATTGATCAAGCATACCTTGAGAAGCTGACAACGATCTCCGTCAATCCGGATTTGTCCAAAGAAACAGATGTAAAGGTGATTTTCACACCGCTTCACGGCACGGCTAACAAATCTGTCAGACGGGGACTGAAAGCACTCGGCTATGAACAGGTAACCGTTGTCCCTGAACAGGAGCTTCCTGATCCCGATTTTTCAACCGTTTCTTCACCGAATCCTGAAGAACACGCCGCTTTTGAGTATGCGATCAAACTCGGAGAAGAAAAAGGAGCCGATATCCTGATCGGGACCGATCCCGATGCGGACCGCCTCGGCGTCGCCGTGAAAGATCACGACGGCCGCTACGTTGTATTGACGGGCAACCAGACAGGAGCGCTACTCCTTCATTACCTGCTTTCGCAAAAACAGGAAAAAGGAATCCTCCCGGAAAACGGAGTCGTTTTAAAAACGATTGTGACAAGTGAAATGGGGCGCGATATCGCCGCTTCATTCGGGCTCGATACAATCGATGTGCTGACAGGCTTTAAATTCATCGGCGAAAAAATTAAGCAGTACCATGTTTCAGGCGAATACACTTTCCAGTTCGGCTATGAAGAAAGCTACGGCTATTTAATCGGCGACTTTGCAAGGGATAAGGACGCCGTACAAGCTGCGCTCCTTGCCGTTGAAGTCTGCGCCTTCTACAAGAAGCAGGGAAAATCCCTGTACGACGGGCTGCAGGAGCTGTATAAAACATACGGTTATTACCGTGAAGGCTTGAAATCCCTTACCCTCAAAGGGAAAGAAGGAGCTGAACAGATCGCTGCCATTCTCAGCACTTTTAGAGAGCAGCCGCCACATGTAATCGCCGGAAAAGACGTGGTATCAGCCGAAGACTATCTCGCCGGCAAACGGACGCTTTTGAAGGAAAACAAGGAAGAAATGATCGACCTTCCAAAATCGAATGTGCTGAAATATTTCCTTGAAGACGGATCGTGGTTCTGCCTAAGGCCATCCGGCACGGAGCCGAAAGTGAAGTTTTATTTCGCGGTCAAAGGCGATACGGACGAAGACAGTGAAGCCCGTCTGAACACCTTATCAGATGAAGTGATGAAAAAAATAGACGAGATTGTAGAGGCAACCTCGAAATCGTAAGCCAAAAATCCGCCGGGCAGGCGGATTTTTTCGTTTGCATTGAAAAGTTCTCCTGATTGATGTAATGTATAATTTGCATTAAGTAATGTATATGTTGCATATAACGAGGGGGATCAAGCTGTCATGAAGTTCTTTAAATCAGGAGACGAATATGTTAACAAGAGCATGAACCAATTTTTCAGCGAAGCCGGTATGATGATCGCAGCCCTATTGTTTCTCGATTTTCTGATCAGAGGTTTAATTTTGCAGAGGCCATCATCCGAATATTTGGTCAGCGGGATCGCTTTTGCAGTATACGCGGGCTGGATCTTGCTCCGCTATCTTTTATCAGGCCTTGAGTATCCGGAGATTGCCAGCAAAACGGCTTACCGAAAAAAAAGAAAAGAAATGCTGGCCGTCAGCATTACTTCAGGTATCATTTTTTCTATTTTAACGCTTATTTTCACTGGCATTCCGGACGGCCCGGAGGAATGGCTGGACCTGATTGTCATGTTTGTGCTTTTTACCTTTCTCTACTTCATCACCAATTTTATTTCTTTACACAAATCTTTCAAAAAAAATCAAGATCTTTTGGATGATTAAATCGACATGGCGGGTGAGGAGATGGTTAACAGAGTGAAATTGGCCCGAATCGAAAAATCGTGGACTCAGGCGCAATTGGCCGAACGGGTTCATGTGACAAGGCAGACGATCGGGCTGATTGAAAAAAACAAATACAATCCGACATTGCAGCTTTGCATCGCCATTGCAAAAGCGCTGGACAAAACGTTGGACGAATTATTTTGGGATTGAAGCCGGACGATGAATTCTTCTTTTTGTTTGGCACAGGGGATTTGCGGAATACATAGCAAGTCCAGCCGATTTGGGAATATAAGAAAATCGACCATCACAACACCTCAAAGATGACACTTCGCGTCCTAAGCCAAAAGTCTTAGAACGATTCAGCACAAATGGTGAGCCATTTCAGAACCTATGGGGGAGCCGCTTTTTAAAAAACATTTGTATAATAAAATAAGCCGTCAGTTCGAACGAATTTAAAAGAAGGGCGGATGAAGCTGTTGGGAGAAAACACCCGGTTTGAAAAGTTAAAAACACTGAAAGAAATCGCGGAAACTTTAAATGAAGGGCACTATCTACAGGAAACCCTTGATGCCGTCTTAAAAAAGCTGCTTGATCTAACAGGACTCAGGACGGCATGGCTATTTTTAATTGATGAAAAAGGCGGGTTTGAGCTGGCAGCTTCCGCTTTTTTACCCGAGGCTCTGGCTTATGA is a window encoding:
- the glpK gene encoding glycerol kinase GlpK produces the protein MEKYILSLDQGTTSTRAIIFNKDGEIVHVAQKEFTQYFPNPGWVEHNANEIWGSVLAVIASALSESGIEAGQIAGIGITNQRETTVVWDKHTGKPVYNAIVWQSRQTADICHELKAKGYEKTVREKTGLLIDPYFSGTKVKWILDNVEGAREKAKNGDLLFGTIDTWLIWKMSGGKAHVTDYSNASRTLMFNIYDLKWDEELLDILDVPKSMLPEVKPSSHVYAETVDYHFFGQSIPIAGAAGDQQAALFGQACFEEGMVKNTYGTGCFMLMNTGEKAIKSEHGLLTTIAWGIDGKVEYALEGSVFVAGSAIQWLRDGLRMFKDAKESENYAVRVESADGVYVVPAFVGLGTPYWDSDVRGAVFGLTRGTSKEHFIRATLESLAYQTKDVLDAMTEDSGIEVKTLRVDGGAVKNNFLMSFQGDLLDVPVERPEINETTALGSAYLAGLAVGFWNDRSEIKDQWHLDKRFEPKMDEKERESLYSGWKKAVQAAMAFK
- the glpD gene encoding glycerol-3-phosphate dehydrogenase gives rise to the protein MMESLFSSRKRDDILQAMTKQTYDVFIIGGGITGAGTALDAASRGMKTALCEMQDFAAGTSSRSTKLVHGGLRYLKQFEVKMVAEVGKERAIVYENGPHVTTPEWMLLPMHKGGTFGKFSTSIGLRVYDFLAGVKKSERRSMLNANETLDKEPLVKKDGLKGGGYYVEYRTDDARLTMEVLKEAVNFGADAVNYAKVSEFLYENGKVRGVVIEDVLTKKTYRVYAKKVVNATGPWVDRLREKDRSKEGKHLQHTKGVHLVFDQSVFPLKQAVYFDTPDGRMVFAIPRDGKAYVGTTDTVYTKDLEHPRMTTEDRDYVINAINYMFPSLGIKADDVESSWAGLRPLIHEEGKDPSEISRKDEIWTSDSGLITIAGGKLTGYRKMAEHIVDLVRMRLKEEGDKDFGPCKTKTMPISGGHIGGSKNLQAFIEKKAAEGAAAGLTEQTAAQLAARYGSNTDRLFERVKTLKEEAAKRRIPVHVLAEMDYAIDEEMAASLADFFVRRTGALFFDIDWVRTYKEGLTEYMSDKLNWDAETKAEQVKTLEQLLHDAVVPLASK
- a CDS encoding phospho-sugar mutase, producing the protein MSWRKSYERWKNTDNLDPELKSLLLAAEGNEKELEDCFYKKLEFGTAGMRGEIGPGPNRMNVYTVRKASAGLASYIAASGEEAKKRGVVIAYDSRHKSPEFAMEAAKTLGANGVQTYLFDELRPTPELSFAVRELNAYAGIVITASHNPPEYNGYKVYGDDGAQLTPEAADKLIGHVNAIENELEITEGDQDALTEKGLINIIGEDIDQAYLEKLTTISVNPDLSKETDVKVIFTPLHGTANKSVRRGLKALGYEQVTVVPEQELPDPDFSTVSSPNPEEHAAFEYAIKLGEEKGADILIGTDPDADRLGVAVKDHDGRYVVLTGNQTGALLLHYLLSQKQEKGILPENGVVLKTIVTSEMGRDIAASFGLDTIDVLTGFKFIGEKIKQYHVSGEYTFQFGYEESYGYLIGDFARDKDAVQAALLAVEVCAFYKKQGKSLYDGLQELYKTYGYYREGLKSLTLKGKEGAEQIAAILSTFREQPPHVIAGKDVVSAEDYLAGKRTLLKENKEEMIDLPKSNVLKYFLEDGSWFCLRPSGTEPKVKFYFAVKGDTDEDSEARLNTLSDEVMKKIDEIVEATSKS
- a CDS encoding DUF6773 family protein, which produces MKFFKSGDEYVNKSMNQFFSEAGMMIAALLFLDFLIRGLILQRPSSEYLVSGIAFAVYAGWILLRYLLSGLEYPEIASKTAYRKKRKEMLAVSITSGIIFSILTLIFTGIPDGPEEWLDLIVMFVLFTFLYFITNFISLHKSFKKNQDLLDD
- a CDS encoding helix-turn-helix transcriptional regulator; this translates as MVNRVKLARIEKSWTQAQLAERVHVTRQTIGLIEKNKYNPTLQLCIAIAKALDKTLDELFWD